A stretch of the Bombyx mori chromosome 14, ASM3026992v2 genome encodes the following:
- the LOC101744084 gene encoding uncharacterized protein LOC101744084 isoform X1 produces the protein MPYTFKMFQKSRLSIAFLTLISLFHKSTAIKCFNCNSANNSACLDVNDIDPEMRGIIIPVVHCETAIPNPVAQNFFCRKIVQTIYHPHHDSEIRVTRNCAWVPGDKECYTVYNSDHAEIVCQCFADYCNSADSTDPTSGTILFLALAACLYFYR, from the exons ATGCCTTatactt TTAAGATGTTTCAAAAAAGCCGTTTAAGCATCGCGTTTCTGACGCTAATATCGCTTTTTCACAAAT CCACTGCAATAAAATGCTTCAACTGTAATAGCGCCAATAACTCAGCTTGTCTGGACGTTAACGATATCGATCCTGAAATGCGAGGAATCATTATACCGGTGGTCCACTGCGAAACAGCGATACCTAATCCGGTTGCTCAAAACTTTTTCTGCAGGAAGATCGTCCAAACCA TTTATCATCCTCATCACGACTCCGAGATCCGCGTGACCAGGAACTGCGCCTGGGTCCCCGGTGATAAGGAGTGCTACACCGTTTACAACAGCGACCATGCGGAGATAGTGTGTCAGTGCTTCGCAGACTACTGCAACAGTGCAGACAGTACCGATCCCACGTCCGGGACGATACTGTTCCTGGCTTTAGCAGCTTGCCTATATTTCTATCGTTAG
- the LOC101744084 gene encoding uncharacterized protein LOC101744084 isoform X2 translates to MFQKSRLSIAFLTLISLFHKSTAIKCFNCNSANNSACLDVNDIDPEMRGIIIPVVHCETAIPNPVAQNFFCRKIVQTIYHPHHDSEIRVTRNCAWVPGDKECYTVYNSDHAEIVCQCFADYCNSADSTDPTSGTILFLALAACLYFYR, encoded by the exons ATGTTTCAAAAAAGCCGTTTAAGCATCGCGTTTCTGACGCTAATATCGCTTTTTCACAAAT CCACTGCAATAAAATGCTTCAACTGTAATAGCGCCAATAACTCAGCTTGTCTGGACGTTAACGATATCGATCCTGAAATGCGAGGAATCATTATACCGGTGGTCCACTGCGAAACAGCGATACCTAATCCGGTTGCTCAAAACTTTTTCTGCAGGAAGATCGTCCAAACCA TTTATCATCCTCATCACGACTCCGAGATCCGCGTGACCAGGAACTGCGCCTGGGTCCCCGGTGATAAGGAGTGCTACACCGTTTACAACAGCGACCATGCGGAGATAGTGTGTCAGTGCTTCGCAGACTACTGCAACAGTGCAGACAGTACCGATCCCACGTCCGGGACGATACTGTTCCTGGCTTTAGCAGCTTGCCTATATTTCTATCGTTAG